One Castanea sativa cultivar Marrone di Chiusa Pesio chromosome 4, ASM4071231v1 DNA window includes the following coding sequences:
- the LOC142632129 gene encoding enolase 1, chloroplastic, translated as MALASQASTNLLQNSFLPSKPRNISTPISLSKPHKPFTVQCSVATASSRDHAVKYVKARQIVDSRGNPTVEVDLVTDQLYRSAVPSGASTGIYEALELRDGDKSVYGGKGVLNAVNNINQILAPKLLGIDVRDQADVDAIMLEIDGTPNKSKLGANAILGVSLSVCRAGAGAKGVPLYKHIQEISGTKELVMPVPAFNVINGGSHAGNSLAMQEFMILPVGATSFAEAFRMGSEVYHTLKGIIKAKYGQDACNVGDEGGFAPNVQDNREGLVLLIDAIEKAGYTGKIKIGMDVAASEFLTKDGKYDLDFKKQPNNGAHVHSAQSLCNLYKEFVKEFPIVSIEDPFDQDDWSSWASLQSSVDIQLVGDDLLVTNPTRIAEAIQKKACNGLLLKVNQIGTVTESIRAALDSKAAGWGVMVSHRSGETEDNFIADLSVGLASGQIKTGAPCRSERLAKYNQLLRIEEELGNVRYAGEAFRSP; from the exons atggcCTTAGCTTCCCAAGCCTCCACGAATCTCCTCCAAAACTCTTTCCTTCCTTCAAAACCCAGAAATATTTCCActcccatctctctctccaaaccACACAAGCCCTTCACTGTCCAATGCTCCGTCGCAACTGCGTCGTCGAGAGACCACGCGGTGAAGTATGTGAAGGCGAGGCAGATCGTAGACAGCCGTGGCAATCCAACGGTGGAGGTGGATCTTGTTACTGATCAGCTTTACCGATCGGCAGTCCCCAGTGGAGCCTCCACGGGGATCTACGAAGCTTTGGAGCTTCGAGATGGTGACAAGTCCGTTTATGGCGGCAAAGGTGTTCTCAATGCTGTTAACAACATTAACCAAATCCTCGCTCCAAAGCTCCTCGGCATCGATGTCCG GGACCAAGCTGATGTGGATGCTATAATGCTGGAAATTGATGGAACACCCAACAAGTCAAAATTAGGTGCTAATGCAATATTGGGAGTATCCCTAAGTGTGTGCAGAGCAGGTGCAGGAGCAAAGGGGGTGCCCTTATACAAGCATATCCAGGAAATATCAGGAACAAAGGAGCTTGTTATGCCAGTTCCAGCTTTTAATGTGATAAATGGAGGCAGCCATGCTGGAAATAGTCTGGCCATGCAAGAATTTATGATATTACCAGTAGGTGCGACCTCATTTGCTGAGGCCTTCCGCATGGGTAGTGAAG TTTATCACACACTGAAGGGAATAATTAAGGCCAAATATGGACAAGATGCTTGCAATGTCGGAGATGAAGGTGGATTTGCTCCCAATGTGCAGGATAACAGGGAGGGACTGGTATTGCTCATTGATGCCATTGAAAAAGCTGGTTACACTGGCAAG ATTAAAATTGGAATGGATGTAGCTGCCTCAGAGTTTCTCACTAAAGATGGGAAATATGACctagacttcaagaaacaaccAAATAATGGGGCTCATGTGCACTCAGCTCAAAGCCTCTGCAACCTCTACAAGGAGTTCGTTAAAGAATTTCCAATTGTGTCCATTGAAGATCCCTTTGACCAAGATGATTGGAGCTCATGGGCTTCATTACAATCTTCAGTTGACATTCAACTCGTTGGAGATGACTTGTTGGTCACAAATCCAACAAGAATAGCTGAAGCCATTCAGAAAAAGGCTTGCAATGGTTTACTTCTAAAG GTTAATCAGATTGGTACAGTGACTGAATCCATTCGAGCAGCACTTGACTCTAAAGCCGCTGGTTGGGGTGTCATGGTCAGCCACCGGAGTGGTGAAACTGAGGATAACTTTATTGCAGACCTCTCTGTTGGCTTGGCTAGTGGACAG ATCAAAACCGGAGCTCCTTGCCGAAGTGAGCGTTTGGCCAAGTATAATCAG CTTCTCCGCATTGAAGAGGAACTTGGAAATGTGCGTTATGCTGGTGAAGCTTTCAGATCACCTTAG